The Fundidesulfovibrio magnetotacticus genome contains the following window.
TGACCAGTAACTCCTTTATTTTATGGAGCGGGTTGAGAGAGCCCGCCGCGTTGGCCGCCACCAGGACGCCGGCCCCCAAAAGGGCCGAAACGCGCACCCCCAGGCACACCTGGGCCGGGGTGTAGCCCTCGTAAAGGTGGAAACGACCGCTCCAGACGAGCACGCGGGTCCCGGCCAGGCGCGCGGCCAGGAGCTGCCCCGCATGCCCCGGCACGGTGGAGCGGGGGAAGCCCGGGATGTCCCGATAGTCCAGCCGGTCGAGAATTTCCAGGGACGGGGCCGCTCGGCCCAGCCCCGTGCCCAGCACCAGGGCCGCCCTGGGCCGGAAGCCTTCCGGGAGTCTGGCGCGAAGGAAGGCCGCTGCGTTCTCAGCCGTGGTGCGTTCCTGCGCCGTGTCGCGTTCCTGCATGTGAGTCTGGCCTTGCGGGTTGGGGTCGGGGAAGTAGAGGTGACCTGATGGATTTCGCGACGCTTCTGGGGCTGACCACGGGCCTGGGCCTGGTGGTGGGCGCCATCATCATGGGGGGCTCGTTCCTCCAGTTTCTCGACGGCCCCAGCGCCATGATCGTGCTCGGAGGAACCACGGCCGCGCTCTGCGTGAGCCACCCCATCGAGGAAGTGCTACAGGCCTTCAACGCCTTCTTCAAGATATTCTCCTCGCGCAAGGTGACGGCCCAGGAAGTGGTGAACGTCATGGTGCGCATCGCGGAAATCTCGCGGCGCGAGGGCCTGCTCGCCCTGGAGAACATCCGCACGGACAACGTGGTGCTCAAGAAGGCCTGCAAGCTCATCGCCGACAGCGCCGGGCCGCAGCTGATCCACGACACCCTGCGCATCGAGATCCACTCCCTCAAGCGCCGCCACCAGATCGGCGAGACGGTGTTCAAGTCCCTGGGCACGTTCTCCCCGGCCTTCGGGCTCATCGGCACGCTCATAGGTCTGGTGCAGATGCTGGGACGCCTGAACGACCCCAAGAGCCTGGGACCGGCCATGGCCGTGGCCCTGCTCACCACGTTCTACGGTGCGCTTTTGTCCAACCTGTTCTTCCTGCCCGTGGCCGCCAAGCTGCGCGCGCGCACCTACCAGGAAGTGCTCAACCTGGAGATCATCTTCGAGGGCGCGCGCTGCATCCTGCAGAACAACAACCCCCTGCTCGTGCGCGACAAGCTCTCCTCGTTCGTGCCGCCCAAGGAGCGCACCGTTGGCAGATGACCAGGGCCGCCTTGAGGAAGAAGACGAACACGAGGACATCCCCCAGGTGTGGCAGATAACCATGGCGGACATGTCCATGCTGCTGCTGTGCTTCTTCATCTTTCTCTTCTCCCTGGCCACCCTCAAACCCGAGAACGTCTCGGAGACCCTGGAGAGCGTGCGCCAGCGGCTCAAGTCCGAGAAGGCCCCCAACAAGAAGACCCCCGGCGCGCAGTCCATGGAGGAGAAGGTGCTCGAACAGCTGAGCCTGCGCGAGCAGCTCATCATGCGCCAGCGCCAAGTCTACCAGGACCTCACCGCCTACTTCCAGGGGCGCGGCGAAACCACCTTCAAGACCACGCTCCAGGGCTCGCGCATGACCGTTTCCGTGCCCTCCGACGGCATGTTCGAGGCCAACGACGTGACGCAGCTCACCAACGCGGGGAAGCAGCGCCTGCTCCTGGTCAAGGATTTCCTGGCCCGCCATCCGGACCAGCGCGTGCACATCAAGGGCTTCACCGACGACACCCCGCCGCCCCCCCAGGCGCGCCTGCGCAACAACTGGGAGGTTTCCTCCCTCCAGGCCGTGTCGGCCCTGCGTTTCCTCCTGTCCCAGGGCGTGCCCGCGAACAGGTTGACATCCACCGGGTTAGCTGATTTAGAACCGCTGCTCCCCAACACGAGCGAGGCGAACCGGGCCAGAAACCGCCGCCTGGATTTCGTAATGGAAGTGCAGGTTGAGGGATGAAGAACGACCTGATGTTCACCTACGAGGCCGAAAAGGAAGCCAATCGCCAGACCTTTCGCGCTCGTTTCCCGGACATGGCGGCCTGGACGCTCCCACTGGAGCAATCCTTCCCCGTGCACGACATAAGCGCCGGGGGCGTCTCCCTGGACGACCCTGGCGGCGCGCTCGCGGAGCAGGCGGAACTGGTCCTGGACATCCTGCTCAGGGGGCGTCCCCTCATCAGGAGCCTCAAGGCCCAGGTCGCCCGGCGCAAGGACACCGTGGCGGGACTCAAGTTCCTGGACCTGACCCGGCGACAGGAAGAGCACCTGGACAAGCTGGTGCTCGAGGTCCAAAAGTATCTCATCGCGAAGCAGAAAACCGGCGGGAGCCACATTGACGACGACAACCAAACATAAGGTGCTGGTGGCGAACCGGGGCGAGATCGCCCAGCGAATCATCCAGGCCTGCCGCAAACTGGGCCTGGATTTTGTTTGCGTCTTCACCCGGGAAGACCACGCCTCCGGGCACGTGTCCATGGCCCGCGAACTGGGCGGCGAGGCCGTGCGCATCAGTTCCTACCACGACGCCAACGAGCTCATGGCCGTGGCCGACCACGCCATGGCCACCGCCGTGCACCCCGGCTACGGCTATTTCGCCGAAGACTACCGGTTCGCCCGGCGCGTGAGCGAACGCACGCGCCCCATGATCTGGATCGGCCCCAGCTGGAACGTGATCCGCACCCTGGGCGACAAGATCAACACCAAACGCCTGGCGCGCTCCCTGGGCGTGCCCACCGTGCCCGGCTCCGACCGCCCCGTCTACGACGAGCTGGAAGCCGAGGAGATCGCGGACTCCCTCTTCCGCTTCCAGGCCGAGCAGGGCATCGACAACGCCCGCGTGCTGGTGAAGGCCTCGGCGGGCGGCGGCGGCATGGGCATCGAGGAGGTCCAGAACCTGGACCACTTCAAGACCGTCTACCGGCGCATCCGCAACTACTCCAAGCGCCAGTTCCACGACGAGGGCGTGCTCATCGAGCAGCGCATCCTCACCTTCAACCACCTGGAAGTGCAGATCGCCGCCGACCGCCACGGCAACGTGGCCCACTTCGGCACCCGCAACTGCACCATCCAGTCCACCGGACGCCAGAAGCGCGTGGAGATCGCCCCCGGCTTCGCGCCGGACCAGGTGAAGTACTCCTTCGACGCCGCCAAGGTGCTCGCGGACATCACCGCTCACTCGCTCTCCATCGCCCGCGAGGTGGGCTACGACAACGTGGGCACCTGGGAATGGATCGTCACCCCGGCGGGCCAGCCCTTCCTGATGGAAGTGAACACCCGCATCCAGGTGGAAAACGGCGTCTCCGCCGCCATCGCCCGCATCAAGGGCAAGCCCGGCGTGGACATCATCCGCGAGCAGATCCGCATGGGCCTGGGCGACCCCATGGGCTTCACCCAGGACGACATCACCTTCGAGGGCATCGGCATCGAATACCGCATCATCGCCGAAGACCCCGCCAACCGCTTCACCCCCTGGGTGGGCCGCATCGACCGCTTCGGCCCCCCGGCCTTCTCCTGGGCCGAGCTGCACTCGCAGATCCCCCGGGACAAGCCCTACGACATCCCCACCGAGTTCGACCCCAACCTCGCCCTGGCCATCATCTGGGGCAAGGACCTCGAAGAGGCCAAGACCAGGGGCGTGAAGTACCTCGACGACCTCACGCTCGAAGGGCAGGACCAGGCAGGGGCTCCCATGAAGTCCAACATCGCTTTCCTGCGGGAGAAAACCCGCGACATCCTGGTGTTCTAGGCCGACGGGCCAGACACCCGAGAAAACCAACCCATGGACATCGAAAAAAGCATCCAGGAGCTTGAAGCCAGGCTCCAGTACATCCAGGATGTCTTCGGGACGCGCCGTCCCGAGGACGTGGCCCTCCTCTCCGCCAAGCTGGCCGGGCTGCGCTCCGGCGAGCAGGACGCCAAGCTCTCCGACAAGGTGAAGCTCCTGGCCCAGCTGGAGGACCTCTTCGGCTTCGTGGAGCAGAAGCTCGACCCCGAGCTCACCCCCATGGACCGCGTGCGCATCGTGCGCCACCCCCAGCGCATCACGCTCAAGGACATCCTCGAGTTCTGCTACGACAACTACACCGAGATCGGCGGGCAGGACGAGTACTCCATCGACCCCTCCATGGTCATCGCGCGGGCCTACATCACCCGCCGCCAGGGCGACAAGGTGCACAACCAGCCCGTCATGGTCATCGGCCAGGAGAAGGGCCACGGCCAGGAGTTCCGCAACGGCGGCTCCGTGAAGCCCTGGGGCAACGCCAAGGCGTTGCAGTACATGAAGGTGGCCGAGACCGAGAACATCCCCATCCATACCTACGTCTTCACCCCCGGGGCCTTCCCCGTGGAGGACTACCCCGGCGCGGCCCAGCAGATCGCCCGCAACCTCTACGAGATGGCCGCCCTGCGCGTGCCCGTGATCGCCTGCATCTCCGAAGGAGGCTCCGGCGGGGCCGAGGCCATCGCCCTGGCCGACACCCGGCTCATGCTCTCCCACGGCTACTACTCGGTCATCTCGCCCGAGGGCGCTGCGGCCATCGAGTCGGGCATTCGCCAGGGCCAGCGCGCTCCGGTGGAACTCATCGAAGAGGTGGCCTCGCGGCTCAATATCACCGGCGCGGACAACCTGCGCATGGGCTACGTGGACCGCGTGATCCAGGAGCCCTCCCTGGGCGCGCGCCCCCACCACTACGACTTCTTCAAGCGCCTGCGCCAGGAGATGATGCTCGCCACCGACGAGGCCTTCCTCTCCGTGAAGGGCATGAACTTCATCCGCGCCATGGCCGTGAAGCGCCGCAAGAAGGCCCACCTGGCCGACGCGGAAGCCTTCTTCGTGCGCTGGTCCCTGGACGAGAGCGCGGCCGAACGCCTGGTCTGGCGGCGCTACCGCAAGTTCCGCGACATGGCCCAGCAGGCCTACCAGGACAAGACGCCCGTGTCGCGGCGCATGGCCGAATCGCTGCGCCAGCTCTCCTGGTCCACCTATTCCTACCTGCGCTACGAGTTCCTGCGCGCCTACGGGACCAAGCTCCAGCAGCTGCGCGAGGAGGCCGAGGCCGAGGTGCGCCTGGTGGCCAACAAGCTCCTGCGGCCCTTCCGCTCCACCGGCGGGGCGCGCAAGGTGGACACCCAGACCATCCAGAAGCTCACCGAGCTCTCCTGCGCCGAGGACGGCATCTGCCTGGACGGCGACGGCAACAGCGTCTACGTGAGCCCCAAGACCCGCGAAGACAAGGCCGTCACCTGCCCCAACGCCGCCACCCACGGCTGCCTGGACCTCTGGGCCCCGGACCTCTTCGGGGACTTCGCCGGGGTCTGCCAGTACTGCGGGCACCACTTTCCCATGGAATACCAGTGGTTCACCCACAACGTGCTGGACCGCGACTCCGTCTCCGAGTTCAACGCCGAGGTGGAGGCCGCCAATCCCCTGGACTACCCCGGCTTCGACCAGAAGCTCGACGACGCCAAGAAGAAGCTCAAGCTCAAAAGCTCCTGCATCACCTACGAGGCCTCCATCGAGGGCATCAAGGTGGTGGTGGGCCTGCTGGCGGCGCCCTTCCGGGGCGGCACGGTGGGCGCGGCCGAGGGCGAGAAGTTCATCCGGGCGCTCTCCCGCGCGCGCAAGAAGCACTATCCCTTCCTGGCCTACGTGCACGGAACCGCGGGCATCCGCATCCAGGAGGGCACCAACGGCGTCATCCAGATGCCCCGCGTGACCATGGCCGTGCGCCGCTACATCGAGGCGGGCGGGCTCTACATGGTGCTCTACGACACCAACTCCTACGCCGGACCCGTGGCCAGCTTCCTGGGCTGCTCGCCCTACCAGTTCTCCGTGCGCTCGGCCAACATCGGCTTCGCCGGCCCCGGCGTGATCAAGGAGACCACTGGAACGGACATCCCCCCGGACTACCACCTGGCCTACAACGCCCTGGCGCGCGGCCACATCCAGGGCATCTGGGACCGCAGGGAAATCCGCAACAACCTGGTGCAGGCCTTCCAGACCATCGGCGGCCGCAACCTCTACTACCGCTAAGGGGACCGCCGTGAAGGACGTGAAAGCCATCCTCGAACAGTTCAAGGCCTCCCCCTACGAGGAGGCCGTGGTCTGCGCGCCGCACTGCGGCGTGGTCTCCTTCAAGACCACCGCCGGAGAGACCCGCGTGCTGGGCCCCTCGGGCACGTGGCGCGAGAAGCCCGGAACCCTCCTGGCCACCGTGACCCGCGAGCGCAACGCCAAGCCCATCCACTGCCAGCGCAAGGGACAGGTGCGCGAGGTGCACTCCCACCTGGACGGCCGGTTCGTCGAAGCGGGCACGCCGCTTTTGGTGTTGCGCCACTTCCTCACCAAGGAGGAGGTCACCCAGGCCATCCTCAAACAGGTGCTCCACCTCTTCGAGGCCCCGGAGCGCGCCAAGTATTACTTCGCCCCGGACGTGGACAAGAAGGTCAAGGTGTCGGGCTGCCGCTCCATCCGCGTCAAGGACGGCATGGACCTCTTCATCGTCTCGCGCATGAAGCGCGAGAAGCCCCTGAACTACTCCGGCCCCGAGGGCATCATCTACGACGTCTACTTCTCCCACGACCAGAACGTGGACGCCGGAGCGCCGCTCATCAGCGTCTGCCCGGAAGACCAGATGGGCGTCATCCAGGACGTGGTGAACCGCGTCCAGTCCGACTGGGAAGAGCAGGAGTAGGGAAGGGCCCGTTCAGCCTCCTCGGGGCCCGGGCTTGCCTTCCCGGGTTCTCACGGGGGCGGCGTCCCTCGGGTCTGGCGGGGCGGCGGTCGATTCCTCAACCGGAGAACCCCAGGAGGTCACAGATGGGCAAGCTGCTCCAGGTGCGCGTGAGCGCCGCCACCACGGACCCCGGCAAGGTGGACGACGCCTGGCCCATCCTCTCCCACCTGGCCTATCCGCCGGGTCACGACTACGCTCCCGCCCGGCGCGGCGTGCTGGAACTGGTGGACACCCTGCGCGCGCGTCTCGCCGCCGGGGAGGTCTCCCCGAACGTGGCCGAACGCGTGGCGCCGGGCCTGGCCAAGGCCGAGTCCCTCGTGGAGCGCTTCAACGAGGCCCTGGCCGCCTGGAAGCCCGAGGCCGCCCAGCGCCTGAGCGAGGAGATCGAAGAGGCTCTGGACGATCTTGAAGACCAGGCCGGTTACCGCTAGAAGAGGCCGTGGCGCGCGACATCCCGCGCGCACGATATCGACCGGATGATCGAGCTGCGGGCGAGCCCGCGCGGTCAACGCACGAACACACGACGCGACGCGGCTTCGCGCGCGATACCCCCTGGAGGGAGCATGGCCGGCAACGTGAACAAGGTGATCCTCATCGGCAGGCTCGGGCAGGACCCCAAGCTGACCTATCTCCCTTCCGGACAGCCTGTGGCGGAGTTGCGCCTGGCCACCTCCGAATCCTACAAGAACAAGGACGGCGAGAAGGTCGAGGCCACCGAATGGCACACGGTGAAGGTCTACGGCCGCTCGGCCGAGTTCTGCGGCAACTACCTGAGCAAGGGCCGCCTGATCTATGTGGAAGGAACCCTGCGCACTCGCTCCTGGGAAGACCAGCAGGGGCAGAAGAAGTATTTCACGGAAGTGATCGTCACCGCGCCGGGCCACACCGTGCAGTTCCTTGATTCCAACAAGGGCGGCGGCGTGGACAACGCGCCTTCCGAAGGCGGCTACGGCGGCTACGGCGGGGGGCAGCAGGGCGGCTACGGCGGCGGCCAGGGCGGCGAGCGGCGCGGCGGCGGCGCGCCCCAGCAGCAGGGCAACCGCGCTCAGGGCGGCGGACGCCAGGGCGGCCAGCGCCAGCAGCCCCGCGAGGAGGACATGGCCCCGGCCTTCCCTTCCGAGGCCTCGGGCATGGACGACGTGCCGTTCTAGGGCGATCGCCCGGTCAAGCTTGCTCAAGGCCCGACGCGCCAAGCGCGTCGGGCCTTTTTCCTTGGGCGCGACAGGCGGACCGGCACGGAGAAGCCCGGTACAAGGGGGGCTGCCCGCGTCAGGGCTCCGGCTGACGGTCCTTCTGTTTCAGAACCTGGCGCTTGCCCGGCGGGACATAGCCGGGGCTGCGCGCGAGGATCACGGTCCACAGCGCGAACGCCGCCGCGCCGATCCAGGCAACGGCGTCGGTTCGTTCGGGCAGCAGCCAGCGAACCAGGGGGACCCAGCAACCGAGAAAGACGGCCCAGTTGAGCACGTGGGCCAGCACCAGCAGGCCGAAGCCGTCCCAGCCCCTGGCCACGGCCCTGTACTGCGCGATGACCAGGGCCGGGAACGCCACCGCCACGTTCAGGATGAAGCCGCCGAGCAGGATGTCCTCGAAGTTCGTGGCAAACCCCAGGGCCTCGTTGAGCGCCGCGAAGCAGGCCACCCCCAGCGGCGTGATCCAGGATGCCAACTGCACCAGGACGAAGGCGCGAGCGAACGCCCCGAAGGTCATGCCCGTGAAATACCGGCGCGGCCCGGAGGCGGAGGGCGGCTCGTGCGGCTGCGTCACTCCGCCTCGTCCGCGCCCAGGTTGGTGAGATACGCCGGGAAGTCCCCCTCGTAGGCGTGGCCGCCCAGGTGGGTGAAGCGGCTGGCCACGTCGGCGTGGATGGTTCCGCCCAGGGCAGTCCAGCGCTTGCAGAAGGCGTAGTCCTCGGGGAGGTAGTCGCGCGTGTCGGGGTCTATCATGGTGTCGAAGAAGGCGTGGTTGTCCACGTCGTCGCGCGAGGCGTTCACGTAGCTGTTGCGGTAGATCAGTTCCGGGTAGGCCCGGCTCATACGCTCCAGCACGCCGCGCCGGATGAGCATGAACCCCGTGGAGCCGTACTCCACCTCCACCAACCCCAGGGCGTCCACCTTGCAGCCGGGCTTGAACTTCACGGTATACTTTAGGGACGCCGCCTCGGCCTGGGCATCTGGCAGCCCCCGGGGCATGCGCCGGAGCTTCCCCACGTCCAGGTGCTTCACCGGGTAGATGCCGCAGACCACGTCGCGGTCGGCCTTGAGGTAGCGCAGGGCCGTCTCGGGCTCGAAGCCGATGTCGGCGTCGATGAAGAGCAGGTGGGAGCACTCCGCGTCGCGCAGGAAGGCGTTGGCCACGTGGTTGCGCGCGCGGGTCACCAGGCTCTCGTGGGAGGGCGTCTGGAAGGAGGCCTGCACCCCGGCCCCAGCCAGGGCGTCCAGGAGCCCCAGCACGGAGCGCATGTAGGCCAGGGTGACCTTGCCGTCGTAGCAGGGCGTGCCGATCATGATGGTCACGGCTAGACCACCACGTCCAGCCCCGACGTGCGGGCCGGAAGCTCGCGCAGCACGATGTCGGGCGCGAGGCTCACGATCAGGAAGCCCCGCTCCCGCCCCAGGCGGGAATCGGGCGACACCTGGGCCAGCAGCCGGTGGCCGTCGATCTCCACCCAGGCCAGACCCTCGCCCTGCCATTCCACCACCGTGCCGCGCACCTTCTGGCCCGGCTTGTGGGCCTTGCGGAAACGCTCGGAGCGCTCGCGCCCGCGCTGTTCCCCGCCGGAGCCGAATGATGTTGATCGACCGTGCACGCGCATGACGCATCTCCTGATGCGCGCGCGGACGCCGCCTCGCTGGGCCTGCACCAAGGGCCGCCCCTGAGGGCGACGCGCCCGCGCGCGGACGCCGTTCTCCAGGGAATCTAACGGCCGAAAGGGCCGGAAGGCAAGGGGCCGCCTTTCAGACAATCGACGGAGTTGGCGATGCGCGCCGGACTCTCCGAGTGGATGGCCGAAGCCCGGTCGCGCTCTTGCGGTCGTTCAGGCCGGACCGGAACGGCTACGGCCTGATCGTCGCCCTGTCCATGGGCGGGAACGTCTGGCAGCGCGGCTCGTTTTGGGCTAGAGCGGTGGAAACCCGTCTTTCGGGAACCGCATCAGGAGGTGAGCGCCATGCTGCTCAGCGGAAAAAGAGCCTTGATCTTCGGAGTGGTGAACAACCGCAGCATCGCCTACGGCATCGCCAAGGCCTTCGTGGAACAGGGCTGCCGCATCGGGCTCAGCTACTCGCGCGACGCGGTGCGCAAACGCATCCTGCCCATCGCCGAGGAGTTGGGGGCGGATTTCGTGGTGCAGTGCAACGTCACCTCCGACGAGGACATCGCGCGCATCCGTCGGGAGATCGCCGGACGCTGGGACGGCCTGGACGTGCTGGTGCACTCCATCGCCTACGCCAACCGCGAGGACCTGGCGGGCCGCTTCATCGACACCAGCCGCGAGGGCTTCCACGTGGCCCTGGACGTGTCGGCCTTCTCGCTGGTGGCCCTGTGCAAGGCCTTCGAGGAGCTTTTCGCGCCCGAGGCCTCCGTGATGACCATGAGCTACTACGGCGCGGGCCGCGTGG
Protein-coding sequences here:
- a CDS encoding motility protein A; translated protein: MDFATLLGLTTGLGLVVGAIIMGGSFLQFLDGPSAMIVLGGTTAALCVSHPIEEVLQAFNAFFKIFSSRKVTAQEVVNVMVRIAEISRREGLLALENIRTDNVVLKKACKLIADSAGPQLIHDTLRIEIHSLKRRHQIGETVFKSLGTFSPAFGLIGTLIGLVQMLGRLNDPKSLGPAMAVALLTTFYGALLSNLFFLPVAAKLRARTYQEVLNLEIIFEGARCILQNNNPLLVRDKLSSFVPPKERTVGR
- a CDS encoding OmpA/MotB family protein gives rise to the protein MADDQGRLEEEDEHEDIPQVWQITMADMSMLLLCFFIFLFSLATLKPENVSETLESVRQRLKSEKAPNKKTPGAQSMEEKVLEQLSLREQLIMRQRQVYQDLTAYFQGRGETTFKTTLQGSRMTVSVPSDGMFEANDVTQLTNAGKQRLLLVKDFLARHPDQRVHIKGFTDDTPPPPQARLRNNWEVSSLQAVSALRFLLSQGVPANRLTSTGLADLEPLLPNTSEANRARNRRLDFVMEVQVEG
- a CDS encoding PilZ domain-containing protein, giving the protein MKNDLMFTYEAEKEANRQTFRARFPDMAAWTLPLEQSFPVHDISAGGVSLDDPGGALAEQAELVLDILLRGRPLIRSLKAQVARRKDTVAGLKFLDLTRRQEEHLDKLVLEVQKYLIAKQKTGGSHIDDDNQT
- a CDS encoding ATP-binding protein — translated: MTTTTKHKVLVANRGEIAQRIIQACRKLGLDFVCVFTREDHASGHVSMARELGGEAVRISSYHDANELMAVADHAMATAVHPGYGYFAEDYRFARRVSERTRPMIWIGPSWNVIRTLGDKINTKRLARSLGVPTVPGSDRPVYDELEAEEIADSLFRFQAEQGIDNARVLVKASAGGGGMGIEEVQNLDHFKTVYRRIRNYSKRQFHDEGVLIEQRILTFNHLEVQIAADRHGNVAHFGTRNCTIQSTGRQKRVEIAPGFAPDQVKYSFDAAKVLADITAHSLSIAREVGYDNVGTWEWIVTPAGQPFLMEVNTRIQVENGVSAAIARIKGKPGVDIIREQIRMGLGDPMGFTQDDITFEGIGIEYRIIAEDPANRFTPWVGRIDRFGPPAFSWAELHSQIPRDKPYDIPTEFDPNLALAIIWGKDLEEAKTRGVKYLDDLTLEGQDQAGAPMKSNIAFLREKTRDILVF
- a CDS encoding carboxyl transferase domain-containing protein, which encodes MDIEKSIQELEARLQYIQDVFGTRRPEDVALLSAKLAGLRSGEQDAKLSDKVKLLAQLEDLFGFVEQKLDPELTPMDRVRIVRHPQRITLKDILEFCYDNYTEIGGQDEYSIDPSMVIARAYITRRQGDKVHNQPVMVIGQEKGHGQEFRNGGSVKPWGNAKALQYMKVAETENIPIHTYVFTPGAFPVEDYPGAAQQIARNLYEMAALRVPVIACISEGGSGGAEAIALADTRLMLSHGYYSVISPEGAAAIESGIRQGQRAPVELIEEVASRLNITGADNLRMGYVDRVIQEPSLGARPHHYDFFKRLRQEMMLATDEAFLSVKGMNFIRAMAVKRRKKAHLADAEAFFVRWSLDESAAERLVWRRYRKFRDMAQQAYQDKTPVSRRMAESLRQLSWSTYSYLRYEFLRAYGTKLQQLREEAEAEVRLVANKLLRPFRSTGGARKVDTQTIQKLTELSCAEDGICLDGDGNSVYVSPKTREDKAVTCPNAATHGCLDLWAPDLFGDFAGVCQYCGHHFPMEYQWFTHNVLDRDSVSEFNAEVEAANPLDYPGFDQKLDDAKKKLKLKSSCITYEASIEGIKVVVGLLAAPFRGGTVGAAEGEKFIRALSRARKKHYPFLAYVHGTAGIRIQEGTNGVIQMPRVTMAVRRYIEAGGLYMVLYDTNSYAGPVASFLGCSPYQFSVRSANIGFAGPGVIKETTGTDIPPDYHLAYNALARGHIQGIWDRREIRNNLVQAFQTIGGRNLYYR
- a CDS encoding biotin attachment protein — protein: MKDVKAILEQFKASPYEEAVVCAPHCGVVSFKTTAGETRVLGPSGTWREKPGTLLATVTRERNAKPIHCQRKGQVREVHSHLDGRFVEAGTPLLVLRHFLTKEEVTQAILKQVLHLFEAPERAKYYFAPDVDKKVKVSGCRSIRVKDGMDLFIVSRMKREKPLNYSGPEGIIYDVYFSHDQNVDAGAPLISVCPEDQMGVIQDVVNRVQSDWEEQE
- a CDS encoding single-stranded DNA-binding protein, translating into MAGNVNKVILIGRLGQDPKLTYLPSGQPVAELRLATSESYKNKDGEKVEATEWHTVKVYGRSAEFCGNYLSKGRLIYVEGTLRTRSWEDQQGQKKYFTEVIVTAPGHTVQFLDSNKGGGVDNAPSEGGYGGYGGGQQGGYGGGQGGERRGGGAPQQQGNRAQGGGRQGGQRQQPREEDMAPAFPSEASGMDDVPF
- a CDS encoding enoyl-ACP reductase FabI; this encodes MLLSGKRALIFGVVNNRSIAYGIAKAFVEQGCRIGLSYSRDAVRKRILPIAEELGADFVVQCNVTSDEDIARIRREIAGRWDGLDVLVHSIAYANREDLAGRFIDTSREGFHVALDVSAFSLVALCKAFEELFAPEASVMTMSYYGAGRVVANYNAMGVAKASLECCVRYLAVDLGARGVRVNALSAGPVRTMAAAAIPGFRSILGAIEDKSPLRRNITLEDIGRCALYLASDLSSGTTGQTVFVDSGYNIMGI